In Chitinophagaceae bacterium, a single window of DNA contains:
- a CDS encoding sigma-70 family RNA polymerase sigma factor, translated as MELNNNLSDKAKEDLNLVIRAVEKNDQSAYDEIMRRYKDAVFFTVLKMIKNRDDAEDLTLDSFGKAFKNIHRYNSNFAFSTWLFRIATNNCIDFIRKKRLNTCSLDQPMDGEQGDNYTVNIQSEALNPEEEVMKDQRVISIRSVVQKLKPKYRQLIEMRYYDELSYEEIAQKLDLPLGTVKAQLFRAKELLSAMLENVRSNF; from the coding sequence ATGGAACTAAACAACAACTTATCTGATAAGGCAAAGGAAGATTTAAACTTAGTAATAAGAGCTGTAGAGAAGAACGATCAGTCTGCATATGATGAAATTATGCGCAGATATAAAGACGCTGTTTTTTTTACGGTATTGAAAATGATTAAGAATAGAGATGATGCTGAAGATTTGACTTTGGATTCTTTTGGTAAGGCGTTTAAAAATATTCATCGTTACAATTCAAATTTTGCATTCAGTACCTGGCTGTTTCGAATAGCCACGAATAACTGTATTGATTTCATAAGAAAGAAGAGATTAAATACCTGCTCTTTGGATCAGCCTATGGATGGAGAACAGGGAGATAATTATACAGTTAATATCCAATCAGAAGCACTTAACCCGGAAGAAGAAGTAATGAAAGACCAGCGGGTGATTTCTATTAGGAGTGTAGTGCAAAAGTTAAAACCCAAATATCGTCAGTTAATAGAAATGCGCTATTATGATGAGTTGAGCTATGAAGAAATTGCACAGAAGCTTGATTTGCCTTTAGGTACCGTGAAAGCCCAGCTATTCCGGGCTAAGGAATTGTTATCTGCAATGCTTGAAAATGTTCGTTCAAACTTTTAG
- the rsmG gene encoding 16S rRNA (guanine(527)-N(7))-methyltransferase RsmG, translating to MYLKKKEILQKHFSNKLSGEQIDKLLLLEDFYKEWNQKINLVSRKDIEFFFERHLLHSLSIASLFQFFKGQKVLDLGTGGGFPGIPLSICFPETEFMLVDSIQKKISVVEAIAKDLNLQNVSWKHSRVESLKPRNSFHTIMSRGVAPMEKQVQWTLLQLTRKKPVSGPYGLIMLKGGNLEEEIEDYKKSTRIYSIKNIFPGDWFAEKYVLHWMPAKR from the coding sequence ATATACTTGAAAAAAAAAGAAATTTTACAAAAACATTTCAGCAATAAACTTTCCGGTGAACAAATTGATAAGCTCTTACTTCTGGAAGACTTCTATAAAGAATGGAATCAAAAGATTAATTTGGTTTCCAGAAAAGACATAGAATTTTTTTTTGAAAGGCATTTGTTACACTCCTTGTCAATAGCTTCATTATTTCAATTTTTCAAGGGGCAAAAGGTTTTGGATCTTGGAACCGGAGGCGGATTTCCGGGTATACCGCTTAGTATTTGCTTTCCTGAAACAGAATTTATGCTGGTTGATTCAATCCAAAAAAAGATTTCCGTAGTAGAGGCTATTGCTAAAGACTTGAATTTGCAAAATGTAAGCTGGAAACATAGCCGTGTAGAAAGCCTCAAACCACGAAATTCTTTCCATACAATCATGAGTAGGGGAGTTGCTCCTATGGAAAAGCAAGTACAGTGGACTTTGTTGCAATTAACCAGAAAGAAACCTGTTTCAGGTCCTTACGGACTTATCATGTTAAAAGGTGGAAATCTGGAAGAGGAAATTGAAGATTATAAAAAAAGTACCCGAATTTATTCTATAAAAAATATATTTCCGGGCGATTGGTTTGCCGAAAAGTATGTGCTCCATTGGATGCCTGCAAAGCGCTAA
- a CDS encoding isoaspartyl peptidase/L-asparaginase produces the protein MTKHKYSIAIHGGAGNYNWDNFDKAKQNAYFNGLKSSIEAAVKVLKDGGSALEASILAVEHMENNAIFNAGRGSVFTKDASIEMDASVMCGQKIKSGSLAAVKGIKNPIRLAEKILNWGKHNFICGSSAHEFAALFDDIEIVDEDYFKTENRFTQLQKALETNEAALDHNLEDVEEKGTVGAVALDSKGNLAAATSTGGMTGKWSGRIGDSGVPGAGNYAKNGYAAVSCTGTGEAFTNLNAAARLIHMMEFGRFTLKDAANLIIQKDLVNMGGYGGLIAIDNKGNIECPYNSKGMFHAFSKENTEINIFTS, from the coding sequence ATGACAAAACATAAATATTCTATAGCCATACATGGTGGTGCCGGTAATTACAACTGGGATAATTTTGATAAAGCAAAACAGAATGCTTATTTCAATGGATTAAAAAGTTCAATAGAAGCTGCTGTTAAAGTTCTAAAAGATGGCGGAAGTGCACTCGAAGCAAGCATTTTAGCTGTTGAGCATATGGAAAACAATGCTATTTTTAATGCCGGTAGAGGTTCTGTATTTACCAAGGATGCAAGTATAGAAATGGATGCTTCAGTAATGTGTGGACAAAAAATAAAATCCGGTAGTCTGGCGGCTGTCAAGGGAATTAAAAACCCGATAAGGCTGGCAGAGAAGATTTTGAATTGGGGGAAGCATAATTTTATTTGCGGGAGCAGCGCCCATGAATTTGCTGCACTTTTTGATGATATTGAGATTGTGGATGAGGATTACTTTAAAACAGAAAACAGATTTACACAATTACAGAAAGCTCTCGAAACAAATGAAGCTGCTCTGGACCATAATTTAGAAGATGTTGAAGAAAAAGGAACAGTGGGTGCTGTTGCCCTTGATTCTAAAGGAAATCTGGCAGCTGCTACATCAACCGGAGGGATGACCGGAAAATGGAGCGGAAGAATAGGAGATTCCGGTGTACCCGGAGCAGGGAATTATGCTAAAAATGGTTATGCTGCCGTATCCTGCACCGGAACCGGTGAAGCGTTTACGAATTTAAATGCAGCGGCAAGGCTCATTCACATGATGGAATTCGGAAGATTTACCTTAAAAGATGCTGCAAATCTGATTATTCAAAAAGATTTGGTAAATATGGGTGGGTACGGTGGATTAATCGCAATAGATAATAAAGGAAATATCGAGTGTCCCTATAATTCAAAAGGTATGTTTCACGCATTTTCAAAAGAAAATACAGAGATAAATATTTTTACCTCCTGA
- a CDS encoding glycosyltransferase yields the protein MDFIFYLFVISFSILVFYQVFWFSVLTLYKGTSASMASIIDETPKVSVLICAKNEADNLQQNLPLIFLQKYPDFEVIVVDDRSTDDTYEVLKNFESKYKLLKIIRVSDSGLKGKRNALKTGLEHVNGAFVLLTDADCSPSSENWILSMLQSTENLTADVVLGSAPLKGNSLAAEFHRFETVKTLLLYQSAALHNFPYMGVGRNMLVRTKIYKEAFEKTANINVISGDDDLLINQLNPSVKVKINISEDALMHSKAAETLNLFFKKKRRHLSAGNFYSLKSKLYNISFVGSHVLTYLSFFILSFMNYEKLNLIFLMMFFNYFSGILVFSYIAITLHQKDLIKKYPVYDLLYSIYFLILGTTMIWKPQKWN from the coding sequence ATGGATTTTATCTTTTATCTTTTTGTCATTTCTTTTTCTATACTGGTGTTTTATCAAGTTTTTTGGTTTTCTGTGCTGACTTTATATAAAGGGACTTCAGCCAGCATGGCCTCAATCATCGATGAAACACCAAAAGTGAGTGTGTTGATTTGTGCCAAAAATGAAGCAGATAATCTTCAACAAAACTTGCCGCTCATCTTTTTACAAAAATACCCTGACTTTGAAGTGATAGTAGTTGATGACCGGTCTACGGATGATACTTATGAAGTGTTAAAAAACTTTGAGTCTAAATATAAACTGTTAAAAATTATCAGGGTTAGTGATTCCGGCTTAAAGGGGAAGCGCAATGCATTAAAAACCGGACTAGAGCATGTTAACGGTGCTTTTGTTTTGCTTACTGATGCAGATTGCAGCCCGTCATCTGAAAATTGGATTCTTTCTATGCTGCAGAGTACCGAAAATTTAACAGCTGATGTAGTGCTCGGGAGCGCGCCTTTAAAAGGGAATAGTTTAGCCGCTGAATTTCATCGTTTTGAAACGGTTAAAACACTTTTACTCTATCAGTCTGCGGCATTACATAATTTTCCTTATATGGGTGTAGGCAGAAATATGCTTGTAAGAACCAAAATTTATAAAGAGGCATTTGAAAAAACAGCAAATATTAATGTAATTTCGGGAGACGATGATTTGTTGATTAATCAGCTAAACCCTTCGGTAAAGGTGAAAATTAATATTAGTGAGGATGCTTTAATGCACAGCAAAGCCGCTGAAACACTTAATCTTTTTTTCAAAAAAAAGCGCAGACATTTGTCTGCCGGAAATTTTTATAGTCTAAAGAGTAAACTGTATAATATTTCTTTTGTTGGTAGTCATGTATTGACCTATCTTTCATTCTTTATATTATCTTTTATGAATTATGAAAAGCTAAATTTGATTTTTTTAATGATGTTTTTTAATTATTTTTCCGGAATCTTGGTTTTTAGTTATATAGCCATAACTTTACATCAAAAGGATTTGATAAAAAAATATCCGGTATACGACCTTTTATATTCGATATATTTTCTAATTTTAGGAACAACGATGATATGGAAACCACAAAAATGGAACTAA
- a CDS encoding aspartate carbamoyltransferase catalytic subunit: MSLLSTKHLLGIKYLLKEDIELIFKTADNFKEVLNRPIKKVPTLRDTTIANVFFENSTRTRISFEIAEKRLSADVLNFSSSTSSLKKGETLIDTVKNILAMKVDMIVMRHSSPGAPVFLSNHIDASIINAGDGTNEHPTQALLDLYSIREKTGSVKGLKVAIIGDIKHSRVAMSNIFCLLKSGAEVMLCSPPTLLPPFIEELGVKTTYNLMEALQWCDVANVLRIQLERQNIQYFPSLREYSLYYGINREILDKLNKEIIIMHPGPINRGVELSSDVADSKQSIILQQVENGVAIRMAILFLLAGKV; the protein is encoded by the coding sequence ATGAGTTTACTTTCAACCAAACACCTTTTAGGCATTAAATATCTTTTAAAAGAAGATATAGAACTCATTTTTAAAACCGCTGATAATTTCAAAGAAGTCCTCAACAGACCTATTAAAAAAGTACCCACGCTCAGAGATACTACCATTGCCAATGTTTTTTTTGAAAATAGTACCAGAACCCGCATTTCTTTTGAGATAGCAGAAAAAAGATTATCGGCTGACGTTCTAAACTTTTCCTCCTCCACCTCCTCGCTGAAAAAAGGAGAAACGCTTATAGACACAGTTAAGAATATACTTGCCATGAAAGTTGATATGATAGTAATGAGACATTCCAGCCCCGGGGCTCCTGTTTTTTTATCCAATCATATAGATGCTTCCATTATAAATGCCGGTGACGGAACTAATGAGCATCCGACTCAGGCTTTGCTTGATTTATATTCCATTCGTGAAAAAACAGGCAGTGTAAAAGGTTTGAAAGTGGCTATTATTGGTGACATAAAACACTCAAGAGTTGCCATGTCCAATATTTTCTGCCTCTTGAAATCAGGGGCTGAGGTAATGCTTTGTTCGCCCCCTACATTATTACCCCCTTTTATAGAGGAGCTGGGTGTTAAAACTACATACAACCTGATGGAAGCCCTTCAGTGGTGTGATGTTGCGAATGTTCTACGCATACAACTTGAAAGACAAAACATACAATATTTCCCGTCTTTGAGAGAGTATTCTCTTTATTACGGTATTAACAGAGAAATACTCGATAAATTAAATAAGGAAATTATAATTATGCACCCCGGGCCTATAAACAGGGGCGTTGAGTTGAGTAGTGACGTTGCTGACAGCAAACAATCTATCATTTTACAACAGGTTGAAAACGGAGTGGCTATCCGCATGGCTATTTTATTTCTTTTAGCCGGCAAAGTCTGA
- a CDS encoding sterol desaturase family protein yields the protein MEYIVLAIPVFFLLIGLELLFGKLKKTSWYRFNDAITNISCGIGQQVLGVFLKVAVFIGYVWIFEHLRLFTIPVNLFTIFILFVGVDFFYYWFHRLAHEISILWGSHIVHHQSEEYNLTVALRQGWVQSAFSWVFYIPLAFMGFDPFVFLAVSAFQTLYQFWIHTRAIGKLPKVVEYIFNTPSHHRVHHGINPKYLDKNHGGTLILFDRMFGTFQEEEEEVVYGITSQAKSWNPLWLNFAYWIDLLKLVSKGRNLKDKWQILTKPPGWKPDYLGGVEKPGEVKPETFQKFDVQIPEKVNYYVLFQYVILIAAASAFLFFESHFGWIVKSVVVLYLIITIVSLGGLLEKKQWAWKMELPRLIFPVIAAILFTRKESFFSSITFTAEIPSFYVIFLILGVISFALISILWINAFRNIFKTPDLSIK from the coding sequence ATGGAATATATTGTTCTTGCCATACCGGTTTTTTTTCTGTTAATAGGTCTTGAACTGTTATTCGGTAAGCTGAAAAAGACTTCCTGGTACAGATTTAACGATGCAATAACGAATATCAGCTGTGGTATAGGACAGCAGGTATTAGGTGTATTTTTAAAAGTGGCTGTTTTTATTGGTTACGTTTGGATTTTTGAACATCTCCGCCTTTTTACTATTCCCGTAAATCTTTTTACCATTTTTATTTTATTTGTAGGGGTAGATTTTTTCTACTATTGGTTTCATCGTTTAGCACATGAAATCAGTATTTTATGGGGAAGTCACATTGTGCATCATCAAAGTGAGGAATATAATTTAACGGTTGCTCTAAGGCAGGGATGGGTTCAAAGTGCTTTCAGTTGGGTGTTTTATATTCCACTGGCTTTTATGGGTTTTGATCCATTTGTCTTTTTAGCTGTAAGTGCATTTCAAACACTTTATCAGTTTTGGATACACACCAGAGCCATTGGTAAGTTGCCCAAAGTTGTAGAATATATTTTTAATACCCCTTCTCATCATAGAGTTCATCATGGTATCAACCCTAAATATCTAGACAAAAACCACGGTGGTACCCTTATTCTTTTTGACAGAATGTTTGGAACATTTCAGGAAGAAGAGGAGGAAGTGGTTTATGGTATCACCTCCCAAGCCAAAAGCTGGAATCCTTTGTGGCTGAATTTTGCGTATTGGATTGACTTACTGAAGTTAGTGAGTAAAGGCAGAAACCTGAAAGATAAATGGCAAATTTTAACAAAACCACCCGGTTGGAAACCTGACTATTTAGGAGGTGTAGAAAAACCGGGAGAAGTGAAGCCGGAAACTTTTCAAAAATTTGATGTGCAAATACCGGAAAAGGTTAACTATTATGTACTTTTTCAATATGTGATTTTAATAGCGGCCGCTTCCGCCTTTTTATTTTTTGAATCTCATTTCGGCTGGATAGTGAAAAGCGTAGTTGTTTTATACTTAATTATAACCATAGTATCATTAGGGGGCTTACTGGAAAAAAAACAATGGGCATGGAAAATGGAGCTTCCCCGCTTAATATTTCCGGTAATAGCAGCTATTTTATTTACCCGAAAAGAAAGTTTTTTTAGCAGCATTACATTTACCGCAGAGATTCCTTCCTTTTACGTAATATTCCTTATTTTAGGTGTAATTTCCTTTGCACTGATAAGTATATTATGGATAAACGCATTTAGAAACATATTTAAAACCCCTGACTTAAGTATAAAATAG
- a CDS encoding YjgP/YjgQ family permease → MKKIDLYIFKKFVGTFSFSILLFTAVAVIIDLSEKIDGFVTKNISIDKIIFEYYLNFIPFILTLLSPLFVFIAVIFFTSRMASNSEFIALLSSGVSFYRLLLPYFFAAAIFSGLILYANHFLVPNSNKERLAFEGQYIYGHGRQITRNVNMQIDKGVFMYIDNFTGRDSTGYKFALEKFEDGELKSKLRADRILWDNENQNWEIRNYTIRVFHDDYEELIFGQSMDTVLNFTPRDLSKSMHLREEMNTTELREYIDIEVMRGSDNVSFYEVELYRRTADAFTVFIMTLIGFSIASRKIRGGMGMHIVIGLGLSAAYIIFIRFSTTFSTNGDLPSILGVWIPNLIFGLLAIVLMIRAPK, encoded by the coding sequence ATGAAGAAAATTGATTTATACATATTTAAGAAATTCGTAGGTACTTTTAGTTTTTCCATATTACTATTTACTGCCGTAGCTGTAATAATTGACCTGTCTGAAAAAATCGACGGATTTGTTACAAAGAATATTTCTATAGATAAAATCATTTTTGAATACTATTTGAATTTTATTCCCTTCATACTCACCTTACTGAGTCCCTTATTTGTATTCATAGCAGTAATTTTTTTTACCAGTAGGATGGCTTCAAACTCTGAGTTTATTGCACTATTGTCCAGTGGAGTCAGTTTTTACCGCTTGCTTTTGCCATATTTTTTTGCTGCCGCCATTTTTTCCGGTCTGATTTTGTATGCCAATCATTTTCTGGTACCAAACTCAAACAAAGAGAGGTTGGCTTTCGAAGGACAATACATTTATGGCCATGGCCGGCAAATTACCCGAAATGTAAATATGCAGATAGACAAAGGTGTTTTTATGTATATAGACAATTTTACCGGTAGAGACAGCACCGGCTATAAATTTGCCCTTGAAAAATTTGAAGACGGTGAGTTAAAATCAAAGCTTAGAGCGGACAGAATTCTGTGGGATAATGAAAACCAAAATTGGGAAATTAGAAATTACACAATCCGGGTTTTTCATGATGACTACGAAGAATTAATTTTTGGTCAGTCTATGGATACTGTTTTGAATTTTACCCCCAGAGATCTTAGTAAAAGCATGCATTTGAGAGAAGAAATGAACACAACTGAACTCAGAGAGTATATTGATATAGAAGTGATGCGGGGCTCAGATAATGTTTCTTTTTATGAAGTAGAGCTTTACCGGCGAACAGCTGATGCCTTTACCGTTTTTATAATGACACTTATCGGATTTTCTATTGCTTCAAGAAAAATAAGAGGAGGTATGGGTATGCATATAGTCATTGGGCTTGGATTGAGTGCTGCTTATATCATATTTATCCGCTTTTCAACTACTTTTTCAACGAATGGCGATTTGCCTTCTATATTGGGTGTCTGGATTCCGAATTTAATTTTCGGCCTGCTGGCAATTGTTCTTATGATAAGAGCCCCTAAGTAA
- a CDS encoding tRNA guanosine(34) transglycosylase Tgt has translation MHFQLLHKDKESKARKGLIETAHGQIQTPVFMPVGTAGTVKAVHFEELKKIIQSPVILGNTYHLYLRPGMEILQEAGGIHKFNSWDQTILTDSGGYQVYSLAEKRKITEEGVTFRSHIDGSKHFFTPENVMDIQRQIGADIIMAFDECTPYPCEKSYAKSSMEMTHRWLDRCIKQFNSKPPLYGYEQRLYPIVQGGTYDDLRRQSAEYIASRDLPGNAIGGLSVGEPAEEMYKTLEVVCPILPEDKPRYLMGVGTPQNILEAISLGIDMFDCVMPTRNGRNGMIFTEDGIINIKNKKWEKDFSPIDSGSIAPTSRIHTKAYLRHLFMSNEILGMQIASIHNLSFYLSLVREAGERIETGDFSVWKKKLSPKLSQRL, from the coding sequence ATGCATTTCCAGTTATTACATAAAGATAAAGAATCTAAAGCCCGGAAAGGTCTTATAGAAACAGCTCACGGACAGATACAAACACCGGTTTTTATGCCGGTTGGCACTGCCGGAACCGTTAAGGCAGTACATTTTGAAGAACTGAAAAAAATCATCCAAAGTCCGGTAATTTTGGGTAATACCTACCATTTATATCTGCGACCTGGCATGGAAATACTGCAAGAGGCCGGAGGTATACATAAATTCAACAGTTGGGATCAGACTATTTTAACCGACAGCGGTGGCTATCAGGTTTATTCATTGGCAGAAAAAAGAAAGATAACAGAAGAGGGAGTAACATTTCGTTCACATATAGACGGCTCCAAACACTTTTTTACACCGGAAAATGTAATGGATATTCAAAGGCAGATTGGCGCTGATATCATCATGGCCTTTGACGAATGTACTCCTTATCCCTGCGAAAAGTCTTATGCTAAAAGTTCAATGGAAATGACTCACCGCTGGTTAGACAGATGCATAAAACAATTCAATTCTAAACCACCGCTATATGGTTATGAGCAACGTCTCTACCCTATTGTTCAGGGAGGAACTTATGATGATTTGAGAAGACAATCGGCCGAATACATAGCTTCCAGAGATTTACCCGGCAATGCAATTGGAGGCCTTTCAGTCGGCGAACCTGCCGAAGAAATGTATAAAACACTGGAAGTTGTGTGCCCTATTTTACCGGAAGACAAACCCCGCTATTTAATGGGCGTTGGAACACCTCAAAACATACTCGAAGCCATAAGTCTGGGAATTGATATGTTTGATTGTGTAATGCCAACCCGAAATGGTCGTAATGGAATGATTTTTACGGAAGATGGAATTATTAATATCAAAAATAAAAAGTGGGAAAAGGATTTCAGCCCGATTGATTCCGGAAGTATTGCTCCAACAAGCAGAATTCATACAAAAGCGTATTTAAGACACTTGTTTATGAGTAATGAAATACTTGGTATGCAAATTGCGAGTATACACAATCTTAGCTTTTATCTTTCACTGGTTCGGGAAGCCGGTGAACGAATAGAGACAGGTGACTTTTCTGTGTGGAAAAAGAAATTGTCTCCAAAGCTAAGTCAACGTCTTTAA
- the murQ gene encoding N-acetylmuramic acid 6-phosphate etherase, translated as MKKITESPSLYDKLELKSSGEILTEINTEDLKVAAAVGLLIPKIEKFINALEDKMLAGGRLFYIGAGTSGRLGILDASECPPTFGVPHSLVTGIIAGGDQAIRKAVEFAEDDYEQAWKDLQSFDVTHLDSLVGIAASGTTPYVIGGVEAARKNGLLTACICCNAGSPLAEKSEHPLEAIVGPEYVTGSTRMKSGTAQKMILNMISTTVMIKLGRVEGNRMVDMHLSNKKLEERGANMVAEKLGISFEKAFQLLKKYGSVRKAVLSGK; from the coding sequence ATGAAAAAAATTACAGAATCACCTTCTTTGTATGATAAACTCGAGCTAAAAAGCAGTGGTGAAATACTAACGGAGATAAACACAGAGGATTTAAAAGTTGCTGCGGCTGTTGGACTTTTAATACCTAAGATTGAAAAATTTATAAATGCATTGGAAGACAAAATGCTGGCAGGCGGTAGATTATTTTATATTGGAGCAGGTACCAGCGGCCGTTTGGGTATATTAGATGCCAGTGAGTGTCCTCCGACATTCGGTGTACCGCATAGTTTAGTTACAGGTATTATTGCCGGCGGAGATCAGGCAATCAGAAAAGCTGTTGAGTTTGCTGAGGATGACTATGAGCAGGCCTGGAAAGATTTACAATCTTTTGATGTAACTCATTTAGATTCATTAGTTGGTATCGCAGCTTCGGGGACAACCCCATACGTAATTGGAGGGGTGGAGGCAGCCCGGAAAAATGGCTTGCTAACTGCCTGTATTTGTTGTAATGCAGGTTCTCCATTAGCTGAAAAATCTGAACACCCTCTTGAGGCAATAGTGGGTCCGGAATATGTAACCGGCAGTACACGGATGAAGTCAGGTACTGCACAAAAAATGATTTTAAATATGATTAGCACAACAGTCATGATAAAGCTAGGTCGTGTTGAGGGAAATAGAATGGTTGATATGCATTTGTCCAATAAAAAACTGGAGGAAAGAGGAGCTAATATGGTTGCTGAAAAGCTGGGCATTTCTTTCGAAAAAGCATTTCAATTACTGAAGAAATACGGAAGTGTAAGAAAGGCAGTTCTCTCCGGAAAATAA
- a CDS encoding sterol desaturase family protein, translated as MEDPILYAIPVFIVFILLELGIAWKIKRDAYELKDSAANITMGLGSAIIGLGVKSVVLILFLGIYQYRIFDIGFQWWAWLILLFADDFSFYWHHRLSHQIRLLWAAHVNHHSSQKYNLSVALRQSWTEVIYKYIFWMWLPLIGFHPLMVMTMISINLIYQFFVHTEVVKKMGVLEYFMNTPSHHRVHHASNIRYLDKNHAGIFIIWDKLFGTFSPEDEDERPVYGITRNINTHNPLKIASHEFADLWKDVRKADNLKDKILYIIMPPGWSPDGSTLTSNQLRALDKKDSRV; from the coding sequence ATGGAGGATCCGATATTGTATGCAATTCCGGTTTTTATAGTATTTATCCTATTAGAATTAGGGATAGCATGGAAAATAAAAAGAGATGCTTACGAATTAAAGGATAGCGCAGCCAATATTACAATGGGATTGGGTTCTGCTATTATTGGCTTAGGGGTGAAATCAGTTGTTCTGATTCTTTTTTTAGGTATTTATCAATACCGAATTTTTGATATTGGTTTTCAATGGTGGGCTTGGTTAATACTGCTTTTTGCAGATGATTTTTCATTTTACTGGCATCATCGACTAAGTCATCAGATTCGCTTACTTTGGGCTGCACATGTCAATCATCATTCATCTCAGAAATACAACCTCAGCGTAGCTCTTCGTCAAAGTTGGACTGAAGTTATCTATAAATATATTTTTTGGATGTGGCTGCCGTTGATAGGATTTCATCCACTGATGGTTATGACGATGATTTCCATAAACTTAATTTATCAATTTTTTGTACATACTGAAGTGGTTAAAAAAATGGGAGTATTAGAGTACTTTATGAATACTCCCTCTCACCACAGAGTTCACCATGCAAGTAATATCCGGTATTTAGATAAAAATCACGCGGGTATATTTATTATTTGGGATAAGTTGTTTGGTACTTTCAGCCCTGAAGATGAAGATGAAAGACCGGTTTATGGAATTACCCGAAATATAAATACACATAATCCGCTAAAAATAGCCTCACATGAATTTGCAGATTTGTGGAAAGATGTCCGTAAAGCAGATAATCTGAAAGACAAGATTTTGTATATAATAATGCCTCCCGGTTGGTCTCCTGACGGCTCTACACTTACGAGTAATCAGTTAAGGGCTTTGGATAAAAAAGATTCCCGAGTTTAA